ACAGCACGGGAAAAGTACACTCCGAAGAAATACAGAAAGCATAAAGATAAAGAGTAAAATCCTCAAGCACAGAATATGTTTTCTGTGTGCGATTCGGAGGTGAAGCAAATGAAAACGGCAGAGCATATCATTGAAACTGTCGATAAGCTTGTGCGAAAATATCACACCAGAGACCCTTACGAGCTATGTCAGCTGTTAGGTATCAAAATCCACTATTACGATTTACAGAAGAAATTGAAGGGCTTCTTCTATTACCAGTCCAGACAAAAGAATATCGTGATAGATCACAATGTGAACGGTATCCTGGAGCGTATATTAGTCGCACATGAATTAGGACACGCTGTCCTGCATACAAAAATCGCTATGATGCACGGCTTTCAAGAAATGGAAGTTTTTGATGATAGATCAATCGAAGAAAATGAAGCAAACTTCTTTGCGGCGGAGCTTCTGTTAGAAGATGGGAAAGTCCTGGAATGCCTTTCGGAACACACATTTTTTGAAACGGCTAAAATGCTCTATGTACCGGCAGCATTATTAGACTACAAATTCAGCCTGCTCCACGAAAAAGGAGAGCTGGTAAATTCGATGTATATTCGTAAAGCAGATTTCCTGAAAGAAGATCTTCATGCCTACGATAACGACATTGGTTATGGCGATATATGAATATCTATTTTTATATCTTTACAGAAAAAGTCCACCAGTACGATGCGTAGTGCATCATGACTGGTGGACTTTTTGCTTCTTAAAGAATCAGTATATTGTGCTGCAAAAAAGAACCCCATAGCAGTTCACTCTGTACCGTCAATGGGCTTCTTTTTCATTATATCAATCAAGCTCCGCTTTTTTTATCATCTCTTGCTGGTCAATCAAGACATCAATCAACTTTCCTACGGTTATCAATGTTGTTACATTACACTTTTTCAGTTTTGCAGCAATCTCATTATCAATGATGCTGTCGCATTTTGCATATGGGGTATCCAGTAAAAAATAGTCAAAGTTCTTTTCCAAGACGAATGCCAGTTTTAGAAGCATTGCCAAAGAAACTTTCGTCTGTCCAACTTCAACATGGCTCATATGATTGTT
The genomic region above belongs to Vescimonas coprocola and contains:
- a CDS encoding ImmA/IrrE family metallo-endopeptidase, whose amino-acid sequence is MKTAEHIIETVDKLVRKYHTRDPYELCQLLGIKIHYYDLQKKLKGFFYYQSRQKNIVIDHNVNGILERILVAHELGHAVLHTKIAMMHGFQEMEVFDDRSIEENEANFFAAELLLEDGKVLECLSEHTFFETAKMLYVPAALLDYKFSLLHEKGELVNSMYIRKADFLKEDLHAYDNDIGYGDI
- a CDS encoding helix-turn-helix domain-containing protein; translation: MEVIETQPEIDYVKIGQRIRAARLEKGYSQADLGALVGCSNNHMSHVEVGQTKVSLAMLLKLAFVLEKNFDYFLLDTPYAKCDSIIDNEIAAKLKKCNVTTLITVGKLIDVLIDQQEMIKKAELD